In Alistipes sp. ZOR0009, the following are encoded in one genomic region:
- a CDS encoding zf-TFIIB domain-containing protein, with product MNCPLCNVPLMMADKQGVEIDYCPKCRGIWLDRGELEKIIERSLQPGFGYHDDDHYNKHHDSHKSPFSHDKYPNKHKRGFLGDLFDF from the coding sequence ATGAATTGCCCTTTATGTAATGTTCCCCTAATGATGGCCGATAAGCAGGGGGTAGAAATAGATTACTGCCCTAAATGTCGCGGTATTTGGCTCGACCGTGGAGAGTTAGAGAAAATTATCGAGCGTTCTCTTCAGCCTGGCTTCGGGTACCACGACGACGACCACTACAACAAACATCATGATAGCCATAAGTCGCCTTTTAGCCACGACAAATATCCTAACAAGCATAAACGAGGGTTTCTTGGCGATCTTTTCGATTTTTAG